From Microbacterium sp. YJN-G, a single genomic window includes:
- a CDS encoding 3-hydroxybutyrate dehydrogenase, translating into MTEQDLAGRRAVITGGASGIGLACAREFARRGAHVVIADLDAAAAETAATELGGEAWVVDLSDTRALDTLALDADILVNNAGIQRVSPIVDFDPEAFRSIQRIMVEAPFLLIRAVLPGMYERGWGRIVNVSSVHGLRASAFKSAYVTAKHALEGLSKVTALEGGPHGVTSNCINPGYVRTPLVEKQIADQARLHDIPESEVVQRIMLTESAIKRLVEADEVASLAGWLTSDTAGMVTGASYTMDGGWSAR; encoded by the coding sequence ATGACGGAGCAGGATCTCGCCGGACGGCGAGCCGTGATCACCGGAGGGGCGAGCGGTATCGGCCTCGCCTGCGCACGGGAGTTCGCCCGCAGAGGCGCGCACGTCGTGATCGCCGACCTCGACGCCGCGGCTGCCGAGACCGCGGCAACCGAGCTCGGCGGGGAGGCCTGGGTCGTCGACCTGTCCGACACCCGGGCTCTCGACACCCTCGCGCTCGACGCCGACATCCTCGTCAACAACGCCGGCATCCAGCGGGTGAGCCCGATCGTCGACTTCGACCCCGAGGCGTTCCGCAGCATCCAGCGCATCATGGTCGAGGCGCCGTTCCTGCTGATCCGCGCCGTGCTGCCAGGCATGTACGAGCGCGGCTGGGGCCGGATCGTGAACGTCTCCAGCGTGCACGGGCTGCGCGCGAGCGCCTTCAAGTCGGCCTACGTCACCGCCAAGCACGCACTGGAAGGTCTCTCGAAGGTCACCGCCCTGGAGGGCGGACCGCACGGCGTGACCAGCAACTGCATCAACCCCGGCTACGTGCGCACGCCGCTGGTCGAGAAGCAGATCGCCGACCAGGCACGTCTGCACGACATTCCCGAGAGCGAGGTCGTGCAGCGGATCATGCTGACCGAGAGCGCGATCAAGCGCCTCGTCGAGGCCGATGAGGTCGCGTCGCTGGCGGGATGGCTGACCTCGGACACCGCGGGCATGGTCACCGGCGCCTCGTACACGATGGACGGCGGATGGAGCGCCCGGTGA